The genomic interval AGTGGAGGGCACGTCGTGGGCGGTGCCCTTGGCGTTCTGCACTCCGATGGGCACGGCTGCGGCGTCGCTCTGATCGTCCTTCCACAGGTACGCCATCATGATCCACTGACCGGCGCCGGTCTTCTGCAGCAAACGCGTCTCGATGCGTTTGCCGTCGCGGGTGAACTCCTTCCACGCCTTGGTGCCGACGGGATAGACCCAGAAGTCCATGTCGCTGGTGTCGATCTTCGTGCCCGGCGGCAAGTACAGCCAGCGCTTCTTGGTGGCGCCGTCGCTCCACAGGGCGAAGCGCGGGTGATACTCCTCCACGCCCGCGGCGAGCGTGCCGGCGACGATGTCCTGGTACAGACCCGTCTCGCTCAGTAGCGCCGGCGAGCCACCGGCCCCCGCGGCGCCGGCTGCCCCCGCCGCGCCCGCAGCTCCGCCGCCGCCGGCCGCTCCACCGCTGCCGGCCAGCTCCACCGCTGCCGGCCGCTCCACCGCTGCCGGCTGCCCCCGCGGCGCCACCGCTGCCGGCCGCGCCTGCGGCGCCACCGCTGCCCGCCGCGCCTCCACTTCCGGCCGCACCGCCGCCGCCTGCGGCGCCACTGCTGCCGCCGCCGTCGTCATCCGACGAGCAACCGGCCAATGCGAGCACCAAAGTCAGAAACCCCGGGAGCAGCCAGCGAGCCATGCCCACGATGTTAGCAGCGTTCTTCGAGGGCGTGGATCGCTCAGCGCCCGCCACCGGCGCGCCACGCGGCTTCGGCGTCGATGCCGAAGCGGGCGAAGCGCGGGACGTAGTCACGCTCCAGCGTGGCCGTCAGGATTTCGCCGTAGCGGGCCGTCGGCATCAGCCCCCAGGCGCGCTCGTCGTCCGGGAGCTCCGTCTCTCCGTCGGCGCCCTTGGGCGCGTAGGACGAGCGCAAGCGGCGGAACATGTCGGGCAGCTCTTGGGCGGCCAGCTCCCGGAGCTCCGGACCCAGCGCTGTCTCGTCCAACCACGTGAGCAGCGACCAGCCGAAGTCCCGGTGACGGACCTCGTCACGGAGAATGCGGTCGAGAGCGCGGCGAGCGCTGGGCACCGTGCATTTGGACCGGAGCTCGCGGAAGAGGCGCACGGCGACGGTCTCTCCCAGGCAGAACACTTCCACACCGGCGCACAGCACGTCGTGTTCGAGGACGCTGCGTCGCTTGCCGCTGATGCCCAGGGTCTCGCGGATGATCTGCGGCGGCTCGCTGCCGCCGCCGTCGACGTACACCGCATGGGACAGCTCGGCGTGCTTCAGCTCGTCGCTGACGATGCGCAGGGAGTCCTTGATCAGATCCGGCGACGCTGCGATGCGGATCAGCCACAAGCCGAGCTCTTGAGTGATGGACGCGGAGCGATACTCGGCTTCCACCCGTCGCAGCCACTCGTTCTGTGCGCGCTCCGTGGCTGCCGGTCTCGGCTTGCGCTTGGCCACTTAGGACGGCCGGTCGTTGGCCCCGGCGAGGCCGGCGACCAACAAGAACCCCGCTGCCAGAAGACCCAAGAAGATGGGCCGACGGGCGTGGCCGACCTTGCCCGCGTCTTGCTTCTTGACGCTCTCCACGGGGGGATTTTCGGGCGGCGCCTCGTCCGCCCACGCCGAGCCCGCCACGGCCAGCGTGAACGCAAACCCCGCCGCTTTGAGCCAACGCGCCATCGCCTCAGAGCTACAGCGGGGGCGGCGCTTCGGTCAAGCCCAGGGCGCTCTTCGCTTCCTCCCGTACCGAGGGATCGGGGTCGCTCTCGGCCGCCCGCTCGAGCGCTTCCCGGCCGCTTCCGAGGGCGCCCAGGGCCCACGCCGCGTGGGCCCGAACCAGCGGATAGCGGCTGCTTTCCAGGGCTCGAGCGAGGGGTTCCGTCGCCCGCGGGTCGCCCGCGTTGCCCAGGGCCACGGCGGCGTTGCGTTGCAGCTGGGCGCGGTGCACGCGGCGGAGGGCGCTGCCGGCCACCAGCCGCCGATAGGCCGAGGACGACAGCTCGAGCAGCGCCACCAGGTCGAGGTCCTGGCGCTCGGGGCTCGCTGCCAGCTCGGGTGCGACGGGGCGCGGCGTGGGGCTCTGATTGTGGGGACACACCTCCTGGCAAACGTCGCAGCCGAACACCCGCGTGCCGATGGCGGAGCGGAGCTCCCGCGGGATCGCCCCCGGCTGCTCGATGGTCAGGTACGAGATGCAGCGCCGAGCGTCGAGTACGTGCGCGTTCACGAACGCGTTCGTGGGACACGCATCGAGGCACGCGCGGCAGCTGCCGCAGCCGGGAGCGACGGGCGCAGAGGATGGCAGCTCGACGTCCACCAAGAGCGCGCCGAGCAGGAAGTAGGTTCCGAGCCCCGGCGCGAGCAGCAGCGTGGACTTCGCGATGAAGCCGAGGCCGGCCCGGGCCGCCGCCTCACGCTCGAGCAACGGCGCCGTGTCCACGCACACCCGGGCGCGCACGGGGCGACCGACCGCATCGGCGGCGTGCTGCGCCAGCTGGCGGAGCTTGTCGCGGATGACGTCGTGGTAGTCCGCGCCGCGGGCGTAGCGCGCGATCCGTCCCGTGGGTCCGGTCCGCAACGGCACCGCGCCGGCGCCGTGCGGCAGCGCCACGGCGATGACGGTCTGCGCGTCGGGGAACAGGGCGCGCGGATCGGCGCGGTCCCCCTGCGTCGCGAGGTACTGCATTCCCCCGTGGTGGCCGTGCGCGAGCCAGGCCTCGAGACGCTCGGCGGCGTCGTTCCAGCGCTCGGCGCGAGCGAAGCCCACGCGGGCGAAGCCCAGGGAGCGCGCCGCGCTGCCGATCGCAGCGGCGGGATCGTCCGCTTTCTCGGCCCCGGACCGCGGGTCGAATGATGGAGCGGTGGACGGCTGGAACACGCGGCGAACGGTAGCTCAATGATCGCGATGTCGCTTTTCGGGAATAACTTCCCGCTGTTCCTGGTACGAAGCCCGCGTTTCTTGTGGTATCGCCGTCCGCCCTGAGCGAGGGACCGTCGCCGTGATCGAAATCCGCGACCTATTCAAATACTACGGGGACCGACGAGCGGTGGGGCCGCTCTCGGCCACCATCGAAAAGGGAGAGATCGTCGGCTTGCTGGGCCTCAACGGCGCAGGCAAGACCACGACCCTCCGAGTGCTCGCCTGTGATCTGCTGCCCACCAGCGGCTCCGTGAAGGTCGCTGGCCTCGACGTCGTGGAGCAGCCGCACGAGGTGCGCAAGCGCATCGGCTATCTGCCGGACACCCCCCCGGTGTACCCGGAGATGACCGTCGAAGAGTACCTGCGGTTTGCAGCCAAGCTCCGCGGGGTCCCCGCCGACAAGCTCGACGAGCGGGTGGGGGACGCGATGGAGCTCACGGAGACGTTGGCGGAGCGGGATCAGCGCATCGGAACGCTGAGCCATGGTTTCCGCCAGCGCGTTGGCATCGCTCAGGCGATCGTGCACGAGCCGGAGCTGGTCGTGCTCGACGAGCCCATCAGCGGTCTGGACCCGGTGCAGATCGTGGAGATGCGCGACCTGGTGCGGAGCCTCGGGGGAGAGCGCACGGTGGTCGTCTCCAGCCACATCTTGGGCGAGATCAGCGAGACGTGTGACCGCATCTTCGTGATTGGCAACGGCGAGATCGTCGCCAGCGGCACGGAGGCGGAGCTGTCGTCGCGCCTGCTCAAGGGCATGCGGGTGGAGCTCACGCTGCGGGTCGGGGATCGCGCTCGTGAGGCCGAGGCCCTGCTCGTCGAGGTGGCGGGCGTCGATCAGGTGGAAGCGGTGGAGGGCGTGGAACGCGGCAAGGGCATTCAGAGCTTCCTACTGCATGCTCAGCGCGACGTTCGAGAAGCCGTGGCACAGGCGCTGGTGGGCGCGGGCTTCGGCGTGCTCGAGCTGAGCCGCGGCGAGCGCGAGCTCGAGAGCGTGTTCCTCGAGCTCAGTGGCCCGGCGGACGGCAAGAAGAAGAAGAAGAAGAAGCGTGCGGCGGCGGACGATGCTCCGCCCCCCGCACCACAGCAGGAGGCCGAGTCGTGAGCAAAGCGCTGCTCATCGCCCGCCGCGAGCTGTTCGCCTACTTTCGCTCGCCCTTGGGCTCCACGGTGATCGCCGGCGTGCTGTTGGTGGATGGCCTGTACTTCTACTGGAAGGGTCTCACGGAGAAGCTGCTCAGCGCGCAGGTGCTGCAGGAGTTCTTCTTCGGCGCCAGCGGCACCACCATGGTCGCGGCCATCATCTTGGCCATGCGGCTGCTGGCGGAAGAGCGCCAGACCGGCACCATGACGCTGCTCAATACCTCGCCCATCAAGGACGGCGAGATCGTGCTGGGCAAGTTCATCTCCGCCTTCGGCGTGCTGGCGCTGATGACCCTGCTCACGGTGTACATGCCGCTGCTCATCTTCGTGAACGGCAAGGTGAGCGTGGGGCACATCGTCGTCGGGTACCTGGGCCTGCTGTTGCTGGGCTCGGCCACGATCTCGATCGGGCTGTTTGCGTCGTCGCTGGCGCGCTCGCAGGTGGTGGCGGCGATCCTGGGGGTGCTGGTGATGGTGCCGCTCTTGCTGCTCTGGGCCGTGGCCCGGGCCGTGGACCCGCCCTTCAACGAGTTCCTGGCCGCGATGGCGCTCCACCACGAAAACTTCCGCCCCTTCATGGTGGGCATCTTGCAGCTCGGGAGCGTCGTGTACTACGTCGCCGTCACGTACTTCTTCTTGTTGGCGGCGACCAAGACCCTGGAGGCGCGACGATGGCGGTGAAGGACGAAAAGCAGCCCGCCGCCGCTCCGCCGCCGGAGCGCAAGCCGGTGATGGCGCCGCTGTGGACCGTGCCGCTGTACGTGGCCGGTCTGGTCTTCGTGTTCATCGGCGAGCGTGTGCTCGCCTCGCTGCCCACGGCCCATTGGGTGGTCACGCTGATCGGGCTGCTGTCGGTGGTGGGGGCCACGGTGGTGCGCTTCTCGCCGCGCTTCCGAGTCGGTGGCGAGCGCCGGGACATCGAGAAGCTCCTGGCCATCCTCTCGCTCACCGGCGTGATCGCGCTCGGCATCTACTTCGCGACCACGGAGTGGGGTCAGACCAAGCTGGGGCTCGCGGCGATGGACCCCGAAGCGCGGGAGCGCTGGCAGGGCATCCTGACGATCCTGTGGGTGAGCCTGGTGGCGGTCAGCGTGGTTCCCATGCTGTTCGCCGAGGCGGCGCTCTTGCCCATGCGGCGGGCACCGCTGCCGGAGAGCCGACGCGTCCGCGCCGCGGTGGTGAGCGGATTCTCGCTGGTGCTCGCGGCGGTGTACGGCGCCCTGTTCGTGTACGCGGCGACGGGCGCCGACGTGAAGGCGGACTACTCCTACTTCAAGACCTCCGAGCCCAGCGAGTCGACCAAGAAGGTGGCTCAGGCCCTCACCGAGCCCGTGGACGTGATCGCGTTCTTCCCGGAGGTGAACGAGATCAAGCCGGAGGTGGAGCGCTACCTCCGAGGTGTGTCCGCCGGCAACCCCAACCTCAAGGTGGAGGTTCAGGACCGGCTCCTGATACCGAAGCGAGCCCGAGAGCTCCGCGCAACGCAAGACGGCGTGATCGTGCTGTCCCGAGGCTCGGTCACGGAGTCTTTGAGCATCGGCACGGACGAGCGCACCGCCCGGCCCAAGCTGAAGACGCTCGACCGCGACTTCCAGGAGAAGCTCCTCAAGCTGCTCCGCTCCCGCCGCACGGCCTACCTGACCGTCGGGCACGGCGAGCTCAACGACAAGACGCCCGGCGCGACCGAGGGCTCGGGCGTTCGCATCCTGCGCACGTTGCTCCAGAAGCAGAACTATCTGGTGAAGGACCTGGGGCTGACGCAGGGCCTCGGCTCCGACGTGCCGGACGACGCGAGCATCGTGATGGTGCTGGGGCCGAGCGAGCCCTTCGCTCCGGAAGAGCTCGGCGCCCTGGAACGCTACGCCAAGCGCGGCGGCAAGCTGTTCATGGCGTTGGACCCCGAGGCCGTCCGCGAGGGCGAAGGCGCCGGCGCCCCTGCCACGGGGGAGAGCGCTGCGCCGCCCACGAGCGCCGCGCCGCCTGCGAGCGCTGCGCCAGCGACGTCCGGGGAGGCTCCGCCTGCGGCGCCGCCCTCGAAGAACGCCAGCGCCCTCGAGGCCCTGGCCGCGGTGGTGGGCCTTCGCTTCTCGCCGGTGGTGCTCGCCAACGAGAACCAGCACGTGCGGCGACGCTTCAACGATTCGGACCGCACGCTGCTGTTCTCGAATCGCTTCTCGTCCCACGCCTCCGTGAGCACGCTGTCTCGGGCCTCGGCCCGGGCGGCGGTGGTGGTGTTCGGCGCCGGCAGCCTGGACCGCGCCGCGGGAACCACCAACAAGGTGGACTTCGCCGTGCGCAGCATGGCGGGGACCTTTGCGGACGCCAACAAGAACTACCGCATCGACGCCGGAGAATCGCCGTCCAGCTTCAACATCGCGGCCGCCGTGAGCGCCAAGGCTGTCACGCCGCCCAAGAAGAAGCCCGAGCCGAAGGACAAGAAGGACCAGAAGAAGGATGACGCCGCGGACGAAACCCGCGCCTTCGTGCTGGCCGACGCCGATGCGCTCACGGACGTCGTCATGGCCAACGTCCTCGGCAACCAGGTGCTGCTGCTCGATGCCGTGCGCTGGCTCGGCGGCGAAGAGAGCTTCGCCGGTGAGGTCAACAGCGAAGAAGACGTGAGCATCGAGCACACCAAGGAGAAGGATCTGGTCTGGTTCTACGGCACCATCTTCGGCGCTCCCGCCCTGGTGCTCGCCCTCGGGCTCACCTTCGCGCGACGTTCGCGCAAGCGGGGAGGTCGCGCATGATTTCCTGGAAGTCCCTCGCGCTTCACCTGACGTTGCTCGGCATCGCCGCGGTGGTGGCGGTGATGGTCTGGACCAAGGAGGACGCTCCCAAGGCCGCCAAGCGCGCCGAGGTCGAGGTGTGGTCCGGGAGGCCCGAGCAGATCTCGAGCATCGAGTTCGAATCCAAGGACAAGAAGGTCCGCATCGAGCCCAAGAAGGACAAGAACGGCGACTGGTACGTGGGCCACGTCGACAAGACCGTCACCGTGCGCACGCCGCCGTCACCCCACGGTGGGCCGGACGGCGGCCTCGACGGCGGGCCCGAGGGGCCGGGTCTCGAGTCCAAGAAGGAGAGCGTGGTGTTCGTCGGCGTCGAGCAAGCGCACAAGCTCGCCGAGAGCCTGGCACCGCTGATGGCTCTTCGTGCCATCGGCAAGGTGGAGGACGCCCGCAAGGAAGAGTTCGGCTTCGACAAGCCCGAGGGCACGCTACGCGTGACGGTGAGCGGCAAGCAGCACGTGCTCACCCTGGGCGGAACCACGCCGGGTGGAGCGGATCGCTACGCGCAGCTCGACAGCGGGGAAGTCTACGCCGTGCCGGGATCCATCGCTCAGAACCTGATGTTCGCCGACTCTCGCCTCGTCGAGCGCGAGCTCCACGGTTTCAAGCCCGACGAAGTGGGTAAGGTGAAGATCGAGCAGGGCGGCAAGTCGCGAGAGCTAGTGCGCATGGACGACAAGCGCGACGGCTGGGCGGACGCCGCTGCGCCCGGCACCCTGGACGAGACCGCCGGCAACTGGATGACCAAGCTCGGTCGCCTGCGCATCACGCAATACGTCGAGAAGCCCACGCCGGAGCCGGCGCCGGGCAGGGCCCTGGTGAGCGTCAAGTACCTGGCCAAGGGCGGGCACGAGCTGGGGCACATCGAGCTGTACAAAGGCCCGCCGGCGGCGAGCTCGGGCAAGCCGACGTACCTGGTGCAGACCGAGCAGACCCGTTGGTACGCCGAGGTGATCCCCTCCACTGCGGAGCAGGTGGAGCAGGATCTGAGCTCCGTGGTCAAGTAACCTTTGCGCTCCTTCACGGGCGTTGGCACGCTCGGCCTCCATGCGCCGCGTCGTGCTCTCTTCGGACCGAGACTGGCGCGACCGCGTGGTCCGCATACTCCGGGGGCGGGGCCGGGAGCCGCTGTTCACCGCAGACGCCCACGAAGCCGTCCGCTGGCTGGCGCAAGGCGAAGCCGCGCTGGTGATGGTTCGCCTGGAAC from Polyangiaceae bacterium carries:
- a CDS encoding DUF4340 domain-containing protein, whose product is MISWKSLALHLTLLGIAAVVAVMVWTKEDAPKAAKRAEVEVWSGRPEQISSIEFESKDKKVRIEPKKDKNGDWYVGHVDKTVTVRTPPSPHGGPDGGLDGGPEGPGLESKKESVVFVGVEQAHKLAESLAPLMALRAIGKVEDARKEEFGFDKPEGTLRVTVSGKQHVLTLGGTTPGGADRYAQLDSGEVYAVPGSIAQNLMFADSRLVERELHGFKPDEVGKVKIEQGGKSRELVRMDDKRDGWADAAAPGTLDETAGNWMTKLGRLRITQYVEKPTPEPAPGRALVSVKYLAKGGHELGHIELYKGPPAASSGKPTYLVQTEQTRWYAEVIPSTAEQVEQDLSSVVK
- a CDS encoding Gldg family protein, which produces MAVKDEKQPAAAPPPERKPVMAPLWTVPLYVAGLVFVFIGERVLASLPTAHWVVTLIGLLSVVGATVVRFSPRFRVGGERRDIEKLLAILSLTGVIALGIYFATTEWGQTKLGLAAMDPEARERWQGILTILWVSLVAVSVVPMLFAEAALLPMRRAPLPESRRVRAAVVSGFSLVLAAVYGALFVYAATGADVKADYSYFKTSEPSESTKKVAQALTEPVDVIAFFPEVNEIKPEVERYLRGVSAGNPNLKVEVQDRLLIPKRARELRATQDGVIVLSRGSVTESLSIGTDERTARPKLKTLDRDFQEKLLKLLRSRRTAYLTVGHGELNDKTPGATEGSGVRILRTLLQKQNYLVKDLGLTQGLGSDVPDDASIVMVLGPSEPFAPEELGALERYAKRGGKLFMALDPEAVREGEGAGAPATGESAAPPTSAAPPASAAPATSGEAPPAAPPSKNASALEALAAVVGLRFSPVVLANENQHVRRRFNDSDRTLLFSNRFSSHASVSTLSRASARAAVVVFGAGSLDRAAGTTNKVDFAVRSMAGTFADANKNYRIDAGESPSSFNIAAAVSAKAVTPPKKKPEPKDKKDQKKDDAADETRAFVLADADALTDVVMANVLGNQVLLLDAVRWLGGEESFAGEVNSEEDVSIEHTKEKDLVWFYGTIFGAPALVLALGLTFARRSRKRGGRA
- the queG gene encoding tRNA epoxyqueuosine(34) reductase QueG — translated: MFQPSTAPSFDPRSGAEKADDPAAAIGSAARSLGFARVGFARAERWNDAAERLEAWLAHGHHGGMQYLATQGDRADPRALFPDAQTVIAVALPHGAGAVPLRTGPTGRIARYARGADYHDVIRDKLRQLAQHAADAVGRPVRARVCVDTAPLLEREAAARAGLGFIAKSTLLLAPGLGTYFLLGALLVDVELPSSAPVAPGCGSCRACLDACPTNAFVNAHVLDARRCISYLTIEQPGAIPRELRSAIGTRVFGCDVCQEVCPHNQSPTPRPVAPELAASPERQDLDLVALLELSSSAYRRLVAGSALRRVHRAQLQRNAAVALGNAGDPRATEPLARALESSRYPLVRAHAAWALGALGSGREALERAAESDPDPSVREEAKSALGLTEAPPPL
- a CDS encoding ABC transporter permease subunit, with amino-acid sequence MSKALLIARRELFAYFRSPLGSTVIAGVLLVDGLYFYWKGLTEKLLSAQVLQEFFFGASGTTMVAAIILAMRLLAEERQTGTMTLLNTSPIKDGEIVLGKFISAFGVLALMTLLTVYMPLLIFVNGKVSVGHIVVGYLGLLLLGSATISIGLFASSLARSQVVAAILGVLVMVPLLLLWAVARAVDPPFNEFLAAMALHHENFRPFMVGILQLGSVVYYVAVTYFFLLAATKTLEARRWR
- a CDS encoding ferritin-like domain-containing protein, whose product is MAKRKPRPAATERAQNEWLRRVEAEYRSASITQELGLWLIRIAASPDLIKDSLRIVSDELKHAELSHAVYVDGGGSEPPQIIRETLGISGKRRSVLEHDVLCAGVEVFCLGETVAVRLFRELRSKCTVPSARRALDRILRDEVRHRDFGWSLLTWLDETALGPELRELAAQELPDMFRRLRSSYAPKGADGETELPDDERAWGLMPTARYGEILTATLERDYVPRFARFGIDAEAAWRAGGGR
- a CDS encoding ABC transporter ATP-binding protein, whose amino-acid sequence is MIEIRDLFKYYGDRRAVGPLSATIEKGEIVGLLGLNGAGKTTTLRVLACDLLPTSGSVKVAGLDVVEQPHEVRKRIGYLPDTPPVYPEMTVEEYLRFAAKLRGVPADKLDERVGDAMELTETLAERDQRIGTLSHGFRQRVGIAQAIVHEPELVVLDEPISGLDPVQIVEMRDLVRSLGGERTVVVSSHILGEISETCDRIFVIGNGEIVASGTEAELSSRLLKGMRVELTLRVGDRAREAEALLVEVAGVDQVEAVEGVERGKGIQSFLLHAQRDVREAVAQALVGAGFGVLELSRGERELESVFLELSGPADGKKKKKKKRAAADDAPPPAPQQEAES